One Mycolicibacterium crocinum DNA window includes the following coding sequences:
- a CDS encoding NAD(P)H-dependent glycerol-3-phosphate dehydrogenase → MGTAAVMGAGAWGTALAKVLADAGSEVRLWSRRAEVAEAINTTHTNSGYLPDIALPTAIRATTDAAEALDGLTTVLLAVPAQTLRANLEQWRGLITEGATLVSLAKGVELSSLMRMSQVIVQVTGVDPSQVAVVSGPNLADEIAQGQPAATVVAATDSGRAITLQRSLSTGYFRPYTNADVIGTEIGGACKNVIALACGMAAGVGLGENTAAAIITRGLAEIMRLGIAVGAKPATLAGLAGVGDLVATCTSPHSRNRSFGERLGRGGTMEAAQLAAGGHVAEGVTSCESILALAASYDVEMPLTDAVHRVCHKGLSVDQAVALLLGRSTKPE, encoded by the coding sequence GTGGGCACTGCGGCGGTGATGGGCGCGGGTGCCTGGGGAACCGCGTTGGCCAAGGTGCTGGCCGATGCCGGTTCCGAGGTGCGGCTGTGGTCACGGCGGGCCGAAGTCGCCGAGGCGATCAACACCACACACACCAACAGCGGCTATCTACCCGATATCGCGCTGCCTACCGCGATCCGCGCGACCACCGATGCGGCCGAGGCTCTCGACGGGCTCACCACGGTGCTGCTCGCGGTCCCCGCGCAGACGTTGCGCGCCAACCTCGAACAGTGGCGCGGGCTGATCACCGAGGGCGCCACCCTGGTCAGCCTCGCCAAGGGCGTCGAACTCAGCAGCCTGATGCGGATGAGCCAGGTCATCGTGCAGGTCACCGGCGTCGACCCCAGTCAGGTGGCGGTCGTGTCCGGCCCGAACCTGGCCGATGAGATCGCGCAGGGCCAGCCCGCCGCAACCGTGGTGGCCGCCACCGACTCCGGGCGCGCGATTACCCTGCAGCGCTCATTGAGCACCGGATACTTTCGCCCGTACACCAACGCCGACGTCATCGGCACCGAGATCGGTGGGGCGTGTAAAAACGTCATCGCCCTGGCCTGCGGCATGGCCGCCGGAGTAGGTCTTGGCGAGAACACCGCCGCGGCGATCATCACCCGCGGGCTCGCCGAAATCATGCGGCTGGGCATCGCGGTCGGCGCCAAGCCGGCGACACTGGCCGGCCTCGCCGGAGTGGGCGATCTGGTCGCCACGTGCACGTCGCCACATTCGCGCAACCGCAGCTTCGGTGAGCGACTCGGTCGCGGCGGGACCATGGAAGCCGCCCAGCTGGCCGCCGGCGGGCACGTCGCCGAAGGTGTCACGTCGTGCGAATCGATCCTGGCGTTGGCCGCCAGCTATGACGTCGAGATGCCGCTCACCGATGCGGTTCACCGGGTGTGCCACAAGGGTTTATCGGTCGACCAGGCGGTGGCGCTGCTGCTGGGCCGCAGCACCAAACCGGAATGA
- a CDS encoding cystathionine gamma-lyase, whose translation MSDHFGDSTRAVKAVSSLPVPGDPVGPRPVLASAYHLSDDEGSEQNTYGRGSNPTWRQLESALAQLEGAEAAVVFGSGMAAITAALRATATPGSVLVVPADGYYQVRRYAAESRAPLGITVREATADEICDAAETADVVLAETPTNPALDVVDLRRLADVCRRRGAWLLVDNTTATPLGQQPLALGADLVVASATKALAGHSDTLAGYIAGSDSELIAAVERERLLAGAILGSFEAWLVLRSLGSVGLRFERQCANALALATALHGHRGVRSVRYPGLPSDPSHPLAAGQMRRFGGLVSIELADEAAVHALVRRSELLVAATSFGGIHTSVDRRARWGDPVADGFARISAGIEDTDDLVADVVAALDAQ comes from the coding sequence ATGAGCGACCACTTCGGCGACTCGACCCGCGCCGTCAAAGCTGTGAGTTCCCTACCGGTTCCGGGTGATCCGGTTGGTCCCCGCCCGGTTCTGGCGTCGGCGTACCACCTCTCCGACGACGAGGGCAGCGAACAGAACACCTATGGTCGCGGCTCCAACCCGACCTGGCGGCAGCTGGAGTCTGCGCTGGCACAGCTCGAAGGCGCTGAGGCGGCAGTGGTTTTCGGTTCCGGCATGGCGGCCATCACCGCGGCGTTGCGGGCGACGGCCACACCCGGTTCAGTGCTGGTGGTTCCGGCCGACGGGTATTACCAGGTGCGCCGTTATGCCGCGGAAAGCCGTGCACCACTTGGCATCACCGTTCGCGAAGCCACCGCCGACGAAATCTGTGACGCCGCCGAGACCGCCGATGTGGTGCTGGCCGAGACCCCGACGAACCCGGCGCTGGATGTCGTCGATCTGCGCCGGCTGGCCGACGTCTGCCGCCGCCGCGGCGCGTGGCTGTTGGTGGACAACACCACCGCCACGCCGCTGGGTCAGCAACCGCTGGCGCTGGGTGCCGACCTGGTGGTGGCCAGCGCCACGAAGGCCTTGGCCGGGCACAGCGACACCCTCGCCGGCTACATCGCCGGCAGCGACTCCGAGTTGATCGCCGCGGTGGAACGCGAGCGGCTGCTGGCCGGGGCGATCCTCGGGTCCTTCGAAGCGTGGCTGGTGTTGCGCAGCCTCGGCAGCGTCGGCCTGCGGTTCGAGCGGCAGTGCGCCAACGCCCTCGCCCTGGCGACCGCACTGCACGGTCATCGAGGAGTCCGCTCGGTGCGCTACCCGGGGTTGCCCAGCGACCCGTCCCACCCGCTGGCCGCCGGCCAGATGAGGCGGTTCGGGGGACTGGTGTCGATCGAACTCGCCGACGAGGCCGCCGTACACGCGCTGGTGCGCCGCAGCGAGCTGCTGGTGGCGGCGACCAGCTTCGGTGGCATCCACACCTCGGTGGATCGTCGCGCCCGGTGGGGCGACCCGGTAGCCGACGGATTCGCCCGGATCTCGGCGGGCATCGAGGACACCGACGACCTGGTCGCCGACGTCGTCGCGGCCCTCGACGCCCAATAG